In a genomic window of candidate division WOR-3 bacterium:
- a CDS encoding hydrogenase iron-sulfur subunit: protein MSFEPKIVGFLCNWCTYAGADLAGTSRLQYPPNMRPIRVMCSGAVDSVYILRALLEGADGVFIGGCHPGDCHYVSGNYKTRRRMVLFNSIMRALGLDEGRVLLRWISAAEGKKFADTVTEMTERLRQLGPSPFRKLWEV from the coding sequence ATGAGCTTTGAACCCAAGATCGTCGGTTTTCTCTGTAACTGGTGCACCTATGCGGGTGCGGATCTGGCAGGAACTTCACGGCTCCAGTATCCGCCGAATATGCGGCCGATCCGGGTGATGTGTTCCGGGGCAGTGGACTCGGTTTACATCCTCCGGGCACTGCTGGAAGGGGCAGATGGGGTCTTCATCGGCGGTTGTCATCCGGGTGACTGCCACTATGTTTCCGGTAACTACAAGACCAGGCGCCGGATGGTGCTGTTCAATTCAATCATGCGGGCACTCGGGCTGGATGAGGGGCGGGTGCTGTTGCGCTGGATATCTGCTGCTGAGGGCAAGAAATTTGCTGATACGGTAACGGAGATGACCGAGCGGTTGCGTCAGCTCGGTCCCAGTCCGTTCCGGAAGCTGTGGGAGGTGTGA
- a CDS encoding 4Fe-4S dicluster domain-containing protein → MGKIGLLPVKDNRPVQTLRELFVRWLESGHVSALLVPAVSPAGVVAPVLWSDPEKALQIYPLLPVMGINSAGVVAEIAADKAEGSRLGVVLRPCEMRAVVELIKLQQIARDNLVLIGVDCAGTYKPTTLGSELKNDAGELENWITGFLTAQDRYLKDERLRRACQLCEFPVPLVYDVALGFLGVNPKEQLLIQSASELGDMLLTEVNISPVAAVPAERQTYLDHFISKRQEQAVRAIADFDRAALGPENLVRYFASCINCHNCMKVCPVCYCRECFFDSEVLKRDLDGYIRVSRRKGLNRMPADTLLFHLTRMNHMMTSCVQCGICEDSCPAGIGLSVMFKKVSREAQAAFEYLSGRSLEEPLPLTTFREDEFRQIGED, encoded by the coding sequence TTGGGCAAGATCGGTCTGCTGCCAGTAAAAGACAACCGTCCGGTTCAGACGCTGCGTGAACTTTTTGTCCGCTGGCTGGAATCGGGTCATGTGTCTGCCCTGCTGGTGCCGGCGGTTTCCCCGGCCGGGGTGGTGGCGCCGGTGCTCTGGTCTGATCCGGAAAAAGCATTACAGATTTATCCGCTTTTGCCGGTGATGGGAATTAACAGTGCTGGTGTGGTGGCAGAGATTGCCGCGGATAAGGCGGAAGGCAGCCGGCTGGGAGTGGTATTAAGACCCTGTGAGATGCGGGCGGTGGTGGAGCTGATTAAGCTTCAGCAGATTGCCCGGGACAATCTGGTTCTGATCGGCGTGGACTGTGCAGGAACATACAAGCCGACCACCTTGGGATCTGAGCTTAAAAATGATGCGGGGGAACTTGAGAACTGGATTACCGGGTTTCTGACCGCTCAGGACCGGTATCTGAAGGATGAGCGGTTACGCCGTGCCTGCCAGCTGTGTGAATTTCCAGTTCCGCTCGTTTATGATGTGGCGCTCGGCTTTCTCGGGGTCAATCCGAAGGAGCAGCTGCTGATTCAGTCTGCCAGTGAGCTGGGAGATATGCTGCTGACCGAAGTGAACATTTCGCCAGTCGCAGCAGTGCCGGCAGAGAGGCAAACGTATCTCGACCATTTCATTTCCAAGCGTCAGGAGCAGGCAGTCCGGGCGATTGCCGATTTTGACCGGGCTGCTCTTGGTCCGGAAAATCTGGTGCGCTATTTTGCCTCCTGCATCAACTGCCATAACTGCATGAAGGTGTGTCCGGTCTGTTACTGCCGGGAATGTTTCTTTGACTCGGAGGTTCTGAAGCGGGACCTGGATGGTTATATCCGGGTGTCCCGGCGTAAGGGGCTGAACCGGATGCCGGCAGACACACTGCTGTTTCATCTGACCAGAATGAACCACATGATGACCTCCTGTGTCCAGTGTGGCATCTGTGAGGATTCCTGTCCAGCCGGGATCGGTTTAAGCGTCATGTTCAAGAAGGTTTCCCGGGAGGCGCAGGCAGCATTTGAATATCTATCCGGTCGCTCGCTTGAGGAGCCGTTGCCGCTGACCACCTTCCGTGAGGATGAGTTCCGGCAGATCGGGGAGGATTAG
- a CDS encoding 4Fe-4S dicluster domain-containing protein, producing the protein MAELLLNELDASFKHRIAERMGDDSFLNCFACGSCTASCPVRRLEEKYNPRRLIRMAILGMKEEVYRSEFLWLCSYHSTCHYRCPQKVNIGAVCDAVVRIRQERDENHWPAGPTREFRQRVLREVSGVSACFVCGTCTAVCPESFLDPSRDPRKFIRKVNLGLAQAALADEFKDICATHLRCESRCPQGVKISRVMQALRELALEDGFSCPESLNFLKNQTDD; encoded by the coding sequence ATGGCAGAACTGCTCCTGAACGAACTGGATGCCAGTTTCAAGCACCGGATTGCAGAACGGATGGGCGATGACAGTTTTCTCAACTGTTTTGCCTGCGGTTCCTGCACCGCTTCCTGTCCGGTGCGCCGGCTGGAGGAGAAATACAATCCCCGCCGGCTGATCAGGATGGCGATTCTGGGAATGAAGGAGGAGGTTTACCGCTCGGAATTCCTCTGGCTCTGTTCCTATCACTCTACCTGCCATTATCGCTGTCCGCAGAAGGTGAATATCGGAGCAGTCTGCGATGCGGTGGTGCGGATCCGGCAGGAGCGGGACGAAAATCACTGGCCGGCAGGTCCTACCCGTGAATTTCGCCAGCGGGTGCTGCGGGAGGTTTCCGGCGTGAGCGCCTGTTTTGTCTGCGGAACCTGCACCGCGGTCTGTCCCGAAAGTTTTCTTGATCCTTCGCGGGATCCAAGAAAGTTCATCCGCAAGGTTAATCTCGGTCTGGCACAGGCGGCACTGGCCGATGAGTTCAAGGATATCTGCGCCACCCATTTACGGTGTGAGAGCCGCTGTCCGCAGGGGGTGAAGATCAGCCGGGTGATGCAGGCACTGCGCGAGCTGGCGCTGGAAGACGGTTTTTCCTGTCCAGAATCGTTAAACTTTCTGAAAAATCAGACAGATGACTGA